From one Astatotilapia calliptera chromosome 10, fAstCal1.2, whole genome shotgun sequence genomic stretch:
- the smfn gene encoding small fragment nuclease, whose protein sequence is MANKTGNGLSMPVCSRSSAWVLATFSKSLFALSLGKAALSRPGSPLLAPAAGQASTRGSMTATGMSQRMVWVDLEMTGLDVEKDQIIEMACLITDSNLNILAEGPNVIIKQPDELLEGMSEWCKEHHGKSGLTQAVRDSKITLEQAEYEFLSFVRQHTPPGQCPLAGNSVHADKRFLDKYMPQFMYHLHYRIIDVSTIKELSRRWFPEEYKMVPHKKATHRALEDIRESIKELQYYRANIFKASEKNCTIVENGGSSMS, encoded by the exons ATGGCAAATAAGACCGGAAATGGGCTCAGCATGCCGGTGTGCTCGCGCAGTTCGGCATGGGTGCTCGCTACATTCAGCAAGAGTCTGTTCGCGCTGTCTCTCGGAAAGGCAGCGCTTAGCCGGCCAGGAAGTCCGCTGTTAGCACCAGCCGCAGGTCAGGCATCAACAAGAGGcagcatgacagccacgggcaTGTCCCAGAGAATGGTGTGGGTGGACCTGGAG atgacAGGGCTGGACGTTGAAAAGGACCAAATCATTGAAATGGCCTGCCTTATTACAGACTCTAACCTGAACATCCTGGCCGAG GGGCCAAACGTGATCATTAAGCAGCCCGACGAGCTACTGGAAGGGATGTCAGAGTGGTGTAAAGAGCATCACGGAAAG TCAGGACTGACCCAGGCTGTACGGGACAGTAAAATCACCCTGGAACAAGCAGAGTATGAGTTCCTGTCCTTCGTCAGACAGCACACACCACCTGGACAATGTCCCCTCGCTG GTAACTCTGTGCATGCAGATAAGAGGTTCCTGGACAAGTATATGCCACAGTTCATGTACCACCTTCACTACAGAATCATCGACGTGAGCACCATCAAGGAGCTTAGCAG ACGTTGGTTTCCAGAAGAATACAAAATGGTGCCTCACAAGAAAGCAACACACag AGCGTTGGAGGACATCCGGGAGAGCATCAAGGAGCTGCAGTACTACAGAGCCAACATCTTCAAAGCATCAGAGAAGAATTGCACGATTGTTGAAAATGGAGGCAGCAGTATGAGTTAG